One window from the genome of Flexibacter flexilis DSM 6793 encodes:
- the mreC gene encoding rod shape-determining protein MreC, whose amino-acid sequence MGSLFKFLYKYRAFQLFLILELICTWLIVQNNSYQGVAYLNSSNRVVAYFMAISNSINDYFYLQDINRDLAEENARLNFLLSRNRLSERYAKMDTMRNAALFQYDYKVAKVINNSVSFADNYLTINKGLADGIKPGMGVVSPTGVVGRVKICSEHFSTITSLLHTKMLISAEITRSHAFGTVKWDGKDPFEAKLMYIARHIKPIVGDTIVTSEFSTIFPSGQPVGIIRKINIRDDDTFYNIDLELFTDFSTLSYVYVIQNRLKAEQDSIQNLTAPNMNQQ is encoded by the coding sequence ATGGGAAGTTTATTTAAATTTTTATACAAATACCGCGCTTTTCAGCTTTTTTTGATTTTGGAACTGATATGTACGTGGCTTATTGTCCAGAACAATAGCTACCAAGGCGTAGCGTATTTAAACTCTTCTAATCGGGTAGTGGCGTATTTTATGGCCATTTCCAACAGCATCAACGACTATTTTTATTTGCAGGACATTAACCGCGATTTGGCCGAAGAAAACGCACGTCTTAACTTTTTGTTGAGCCGCAACCGCCTAAGCGAACGTTACGCCAAAATGGATACGATGCGCAATGCGGCACTTTTCCAATACGATTATAAAGTAGCAAAAGTAATTAACAACTCTGTTTCTTTTGCCGACAACTACCTGACAATCAATAAGGGTTTGGCCGATGGCATTAAACCTGGCATGGGAGTCGTGTCGCCGACGGGCGTGGTGGGTCGCGTGAAAATTTGTTCGGAGCATTTCAGTACGATTACCTCGCTGTTGCATACTAAAATGTTGATTTCGGCAGAAATTACGCGCAGCCATGCGTTTGGTACTGTAAAATGGGACGGAAAAGACCCCTTTGAGGCCAAACTCATGTACATTGCTCGCCACATCAAACCGATAGTAGGCGACACTATCGTTACGTCCGAATTTAGTACGATCTTTCCTTCGGGGCAGCCTGTGGGGATTATTCGCAAAATTAATATTCGCGACGATGATACTTTTTATAATATTGATTTAGAATTATTTACGGATTTTAGTACGCTTTCGTATGTGTATGTCATACAAAATCGCCTGAAAGCCGAGCAAGATTCTATCCAGAACCTCACCGCCCCAAACATGAATCAGCAGTAG
- a CDS encoding polysaccharide deacetylase family protein, with amino-acid sequence MKLTKTINRKIISPLVYGLGIEQMLARRAAKHRIILNYHGVTDKFDLGINHRHMDVQQFERDILYFKKHFKIVSLSEIYNSYLQGETPQENLLALTFDDGYINNLEIALPILEKYNAPATFYIITAGLENPDFITWYDTLDMMRLADHNAHNYGELANQIKKMGNGRDVYIQGLTAQLPRYEEMKKRNPHYWQLMNNAQVLTCAKSKLIEIGSHTHLHYNVGNIDFALASEEMRLSKKILENLLQKEIVSIAYPDGNYTDKIKDEAQQIGYKQQYAVNYQLGSDANDTRILNRWSMSNSTTHEANMILLSTSLNSKGF; translated from the coding sequence ATGAAATTAACGAAAACAATCAACCGTAAAATAATTTCACCTTTAGTTTATGGTTTGGGGATAGAACAAATGCTGGCACGTCGTGCCGCGAAACATCGGATTATACTCAATTATCATGGCGTAACTGATAAATTTGATTTGGGTATCAATCATAGACACATGGACGTGCAGCAATTTGAAAGAGATATTCTTTATTTCAAAAAGCACTTCAAAATTGTTTCGCTATCAGAAATTTATAATTCCTATTTGCAAGGCGAAACTCCCCAAGAAAACTTATTGGCTCTCACTTTTGATGATGGTTATATCAATAATTTAGAAATCGCTTTGCCAATACTGGAAAAATATAATGCTCCTGCCACTTTTTATATTATTACGGCAGGCTTGGAAAATCCTGACTTTATCACTTGGTACGATACTTTGGATATGATGCGTTTGGCGGATCACAATGCTCACAATTACGGAGAACTTGCCAATCAAATCAAAAAAATGGGTAATGGGCGAGATGTTTATATTCAGGGTCTTACGGCTCAACTCCCGCGTTATGAAGAAATGAAAAAACGCAATCCACATTATTGGCAACTGATGAATAATGCGCAAGTATTGACTTGTGCCAAGTCCAAACTCATAGAGATTGGTTCGCATACGCATTTGCACTATAATGTCGGCAATATTGATTTTGCTTTGGCCAGCGAAGAGATGAGATTATCTAAAAAAATATTGGAAAATCTTCTGCAAAAAGAAATTGTAAGCATTGCTTATCCTGATGGCAACTACACTGACAAGATAAAAGATGAAGCCCAGCAAATTGGCTACAAACAACAATATGCAGTAAATTATCAGCTTGGAAGTGATGCGAATGATACGCGCATTCTTAACCGTTGGAGTATGAGCAACAGTACCACTCACGAAGCCAATATGATACTTTTATCCACATCACTTAACTCAAAAGGTTTTTAA